One Clostridia bacterium genomic window carries:
- a CDS encoding YitT family protein, whose protein sequence is MKKTKSILFTLAGTLITGFAIGSFLTPNKIVGGGASGISTILFHTFGIQPGLSFFVLNLLFLLIGLTVLGKNFILKTLGGISLLSLFTQLFSFLPIYTENLILAVVFGGVLYGLGIGMSFAAGASTGGTDIIGRIIQTKFTTVPIGKMLLVVDGIIIAVSLAVFQNIELTLYGVLALFISSYSIDFVISGLNISKIAFVITDKGGEISQNLVSTSPRGVTLIDVKGVYTDSEKQMLFCALKESETDAFQKKILAIDNAAFIVFSEAQRIKGNGFYLYK, encoded by the coding sequence ATGAAAAAAACGAAATCTATTTTATTTACACTGGCAGGCACCTTGATTACAGGCTTTGCCATCGGCTCATTTTTAACTCCGAACAAAATTGTAGGCGGTGGCGCTTCGGGTATTTCAACCATTCTGTTTCACACTTTCGGGATTCAGCCGGGTCTTAGTTTTTTTGTGCTGAATCTGTTGTTTTTGCTGATTGGTCTTACCGTGCTAGGGAAAAACTTTATTTTAAAAACCCTGGGTGGCATATCCCTCTTGTCTTTGTTTACGCAGCTGTTTAGTTTTTTACCTATTTACACTGAAAACCTGATTTTAGCGGTGGTATTCGGCGGTGTGCTTTACGGACTTGGCATTGGTATGAGCTTTGCGGCAGGGGCTTCCACCGGCGGCACCGACATCATCGGCAGAATCATTCAGACAAAATTTACTACCGTACCTATCGGGAAAATGCTGTTGGTGGTGGACGGCATTATTATTGCAGTTTCTTTAGCAGTGTTTCAGAATATTGAGCTTACCCTGTATGGTGTACTGGCACTTTTCATTTCCAGCTATTCCATAGATTTTGTCATCAGCGGACTGAATATTTCCAAAATTGCATTTGTGATTACCGATAAAGGCGGAGAAATTTCCCAAAATTTAGTTTCAACCTCGCCCCGGGGTGTAACGCTTATTGATGTAAAGGGCGTGTACACCGATTCTGAAAAGCAAATGCTGTTTTGTGCATTGAAAGAATCGGAAACCGATGCGTTTCAAAAGAAAATCCTTGCCATTGACAATGCGGCATTTATCGTCTTTTCCGAAGCCCAAAGAATCAAAGGAAACGGCTTTTATCTCTACAAGTAA